Within the Natranaeroarchaeum sulfidigenes genome, the region CAGGACTAGTACCTATCGGACAGACCATCGGTGGCGAACAGAATTACAAAGCAATAGCCTACGAACTATACGAATCGCACTACGATACCCCACGTCAGATTTCGTACCCAGCAGTACAAACATTAGTACAGACAGCAGACCGAGCACACAGAACCGCCATCACAAACAACCTCTGCGATGCTGCAAAGCTTGGCCGCCTTGACGCCGAAGAAGACCGGCCCAAGCGAACCAAACAGGACGTGGTCGACACAGCACTCACCGACGATCCGACGTACTGAACCTCTGGTCTAATTCCTGCTCTACTGGACCTACACTTAGAACCGAATCAGTAATCGTTAGTGTCTAACCGATCGAACATTCGATGAGCTGAATTCTCTCACCAGCAGTCACCCTCATGCGTGAACAGAAAGAGTAGCAGCGGCTCACCGCTGCTTAGGAACTTCGGGAAGGTTAGAAGACCCAAGTACAGATTGCCAATGATCACGGTGCCTCTCATCGAGCGGTTTCACACTGGAAATCGACGGTGGAAGAAGGAACAGAGAGTCCCACACCAACAAACGATATTGCCTTACTCCGTACAGCTTGGTAGTGATCTAATCGACGGGAGACTCTACTTTCAACTTCGTTAGAATCCAACTCCCAAAACACGCTAGGCCACCAACATGAGCTCGTCAATTCGACCGATACGTCACACCCACGCGAGTGCCGCGTTGTGTTGTTCAAGATACTCCGGGTCCAGACTCTCATCAGGGAGTGGGATTCGCTCACCTTCTTGCTCGATAATCGTTCGTTGCAAGAGTTCACTTTCCGTCTCGAACGACGGATTCACGTGCAACCGGTAGTCCCGGTCGATCGTGAATAGTTCCCGGTCGAACGCAGCGTGATGCGTTTTACTCAACGGGAGCACGTTCGTCAAATCCGCCCGGTACTTCGGATACTCACTCCACGACAGCACGTGCGCCACGTCCAACAACCCTGGATGATCAACACCCGAAACCGGGCACTCCCGGTCATGACGCGAAATCACCGTCGCACGGAACTCAGGATCAACCGCACGAGCGTGGATTGTCGTCGCGTACGTCCCAGCAACCATTTCACCCTCTTTCGGTGTCGACATCCATTCAGAGTCAGCCCACTCCACAACAGCGCCCTCGACGAACCGTAGGCCGTCCTCCGTCAACGCGTACTCGTCGCCGCGCTTCTCAACGAGCCCCATACTCCGCAACCAGTTCGTCCGTTGTTTCGCCATATCCGTCTCTCCACGACTCCATCCCAGCTCTGGGTGTGTATCCAACTGCTGGTGACTGACCTCAGCGATCGTCATCGGCCCAGCAGAGAGCGCATATAGAAGACTTCGCAAGCCAACATTCCGATCACACATGATCCGCAGCAGCGTCTCCGTATCGCCGTTCTGAATGTAGTCCCGGCCCGCATCACCGAGTCGCCACTGCTCACCAACCTGTTCAATGAAGCCAACCTGTTGCAAGTAGGAAATCCGCCGCATAATCGAGTCTCGACTCGACACGTTCGCAAACTGGCCGCGGTGCCACCCTACGAGCTCGTCAGTTGTCGGCCTATGAGCCTCTACGAACGACACAAGCGCATCCAACGTTTCGACGTACCGGGTTGCACCGCCGAACATCGGTACGATACTACGGAGGCGATCCGGAGGCATACCGTACGCATGTTAGCGTCAGAACAAGATCGTTTCCCTTACAGATACGTCTTCAGCATTGTCGAGTCGAGTCCACCACATACCGGGACACCATTCTAAATACCGATCACATATAGTACTCGTATGCCGATTGAATTTGGGTTGTGGCGAATTGACAACGACGAGTTCACGCGTGTTCCCAGTGGGAAACTCGATGACGAATCACGGCTTGAAAGATTATTAACAAAGGATCCAAACCTTCTCGGCCGAGATCTCTTGGTTATCGGTCAACAAGTTCGAACCGCCAGCGGGAACCGCCTTGATCTCCTCGGGATGGATGCCGACGGCGACCTACACATCATCGAACTCAAACGCGACAGAACACCACGTGATGTCGTCGCACAAGCACTCGACTACGCCGGTTGGGTCCGCACACTCACGTACGATGATCTCACCGAGATTTACAACGACTTCGACGACCAGCGCGAACTCGAAGAAGCATTCAGCGACACCCTCGGGTCCCACAGACCAGAAGGTGAATCCGGCGTTCCAGAAGACGTGAATCAAACCCACACCGTGACGATCGTCGCGTCTGAACTCGACGCCGGCACTGAACGCATCATCCAATACCTCGCCGAAGAATACAGCGTTCCGGTCAACGCCGTCCGCTTCAACTACTACGAAGACGACGGACACGAATACATTGGGCGCAGCTGGCTCATCGACCCACAAGACACGCCCGAACCACCAACAAAACGCGAACCCTGGAACGGCCAAGACTACTACGTCTCCTTCGGCCACGGCGAACACCGTCACTGGAGCGACGCGCGACAATACGGGTTCATCTCCGGCGGCCAAGGCGAGTGGTACAGCCGCACTCTCAACCAACTCTCAATCGACGACCGCGTCTTCGTCCACATCCCGGGCGAAGGCTACGTCGGCGTCGGCACCGTCACCCAAGAAAAAACACCAGTCACCGACTTCGAAATCGACACTGACAACAGCCGGGCCAACATCCTTGACGCCGACCTCAACACCCCGCACATGGGCGCGAACAAAGACGACGAATCACTCCGAGAGTATCTCGTCCGTATCGATTGGATCGACACGCATCCTCTGACAGACGCCTACTGGGAATCCGGCATGTACGCCAATCAAAACACCGTCACCAAACTCCGCAATCAATACACCATCGAACATCTCTACCAACACTTCGACATTGCCGAGTAACTTGCATAGACAATTCCTAGTATGTAGTCGAACAGTGCTCTTAACCGTGTAGCTCAGGATTCCTGGCTGGGTCGAACACGTCATGCCGACGTTCCTGGAGTTATTGTCGGACGATTCCGCTCATACGTAAGAATGCTTGCTAGGCATTCGCCCAGATCAAAGAATGAGTCTGGTCTCGACATTTTGCTTACTATCTCGGTGTTAGAGAGTTAATACGAGACTAGGCACTCTTGACTATAAACAGAACATTTTGTATCACGGTTTTTGTTCTACCTGCTCTCCCAACACCGCATTAGGGAAGCTTGTTTCCTCAGTTACCTCAACTAGTATCGGATCCCAACAGTCACTACGGACAAGAATATCTTTAAACTCAGACCCTACAATCTTCTTCTTATTTTCTGTTCTTGAACCCGTGTATTTTTGTGGCGTCACCCAGATATGCTTTCCAACCAGTTGAAATCCTGACTGCAAGTCTCCATGTCCGAGATCTTCTGGATCTGGCCGGATATCATAATGAGGGAGATGAAAAAATAATTCTCTTATTTTTTGGAGTGCGTTTGATTTCTCGTAAATTGATTTATGACGTTGTTCGATATTTTCTCCGGATTGTCGCTGCTTGCCATCAATATACAGCCTCGTCAAGAATCCATCCCGGATATGAATAATCTGTTTCTCCTCATTTGGTGTTTCACAGGTTATTTTAAAATCGTAGCGAGAATCATCTCGCCACCGTGAATCGGTATACTGGAATACCGTTTCATCAACTTCAAACTCGTATATAATATCATGGTCAGTTGGCGTCTTGATGCTCTGTGCCGTATAAGGGATAGCAGCAAAATATTTGAGTGAATGCGCAAGCACCGACGAAACCGTGAGTGACTCCATCTCTCGCTTAGCCAGCACTAAAAGACTCAATCCGAGGACTTCCTGGACATCCCTCTTGATTTCGCGGATAGGTACTGAGGAAGTCTCCTCGTTGAGGTAGGCCTCAAAACGAACACGTTGCTTCTGGTTCAATTGGGACAAGTCAATTTCCTGTTGCGTACCCATCTGGGACTCATCAATACCGGTATTCTTCGTGTAAAGATCATCCTTGTTGTATAAGGGTCGGAGAACATTCCACGGAATGTCTGATTGGTTGCAGTATCCGAGATCTTCGAGTACCTCCGCACCTGCTGGAGAAACCTGGAAGGTAATGGGATTCCCATCTACCTGACTCCGGACGTAGAAACCTGGCTTATTCTCATACGAGTGGAGGACCGGCATGTAGTACTACTATTATGTCAATAGATTATAAATCCCACCCACAATTAATAGATTGATATCATAGGGTACTGTCTGGTTGAGAGATTGAGAAGCGATGGGGCCGTAGCGAAAACTGGTCATGAAACTCGCAGACCTCCTCAAAGAACGTCTATACGTGTAGAACCAAGACGGTTGGAAGAGCGAGCGCACGCCGACAACTACTGATCATTCTCCTCCCGTACGAACCTAGCCTGCTGCAAATACGAGACCCGCCGCATAATTGAGTCCTGACTCGATACGTTCGAAAACGAACTGCGATGCCACCCCACCAGTTCATCCGTCGTCAGCTGATGATTGGTCACTAACTCAAGAACCGCATCCAGCGTCTCAACATACCGCGTCCCACCACCGAACATCGGGACAATACTACGGAGGCGATCCGAGGCATGCAGACACAGTAACGTGGATAGCTGATGATCCTTTCCCCCACAGGCTAACTGTGTGGTTATAGAAACTGGGATATCTTCACCTCGGTAAGAAGGCTTATTCCGGTTGGCTGATATGATTGGCCATGGCGACTCAAACTGGAAAGTTCGACTTGAATATGGAGGAAGTCCTTGAGGCATGGGGGCCAGCTGATGCTACCCGCGAAATTCTTGCGAACGCCCTTGATGAGCACGCACTCACCGGCGGATCTGATCCCGAGGTGTCACAAGACGAAGAGGGTCGCTGGCACATCCGAGACTACGGTCGAGGCCTGCGTTATGAGCATCTCACCCAATCAGAAGACGATGAAAAGCTGGCGAACCCTGATACTGTCATCGGGAAATTCGGTGTCGGCCTGAAAGACGCTCTCGCCACCTACCATCGGCACGGCATCGAAGTCACGATTCACTCCTCACACAACACGTTCACAATCGAAGAAGCTCCAAAGCACGGGTTTGAAGAGATCTCTACCCTGCATGTAACCATCGACCCGCCAGAAAAAGATATCGACGGTACGGATGTCGTCCTTGACGGGATTTCTGAAACCGCAATCGAAGATGCAAAATCGAACTTCATCCGTTACTCTAACCTGGATCTCCTGGAATCTACAGGATTTGGTGATGTTTATCAAGTTGAAGAAGGGGAAGCAGCGGGAGTGTACGTAACCGGTCTCAAAGTCGCTGAAGAACCGAATTTTCTGTTCTCGTACGACATCACGAACACAACGAAGAAAATCCGTGACGCGCTGAACCGCGAGCGATCCAACGTCGGGCGAACCGCGTACACGTCCCGCGTTAAAAAGATCCTCCAAGCCTGTGATTCCGAAGCTGTCGCCAAACGCCTCGTCGATGACCTACAACGGTTCACCGACGGTGAAACACATGACGAGCTCGGGTGGAAGCCGATACAGTTGCACGCGGTTCGGATTCTCAACGCCAGACAAGATGTCGTCGTCACAACCGTTGACGAGCAGCAGAAGCATCGGGAGCTCCTCGACCAGGCGAAAGACGACGGGCACTCCGTGGTAACCGTGCCGGACCGAATCCGAGCCGAACTCTCAGAGACTGCAGACGTCGACGGCAACCAAATCCGCGATGTCACAGTCTACGAGAACGAATACAACGACAGCTTCGAGTTCGACTGGGTCGACGACTCCTCACTTACCGCTGAAGAACTGGCAATCTGGGAGTCACGAGACGAGATCCTAGAAATCGTCGGGCGACCACAGGACTACGAGTATCGCATAGCGAGTCAGTTCCGAGCCACCGACAATGACCAGACACAAGGACTTCACGAGCCCGGTGAACAACGAATCATCGTCCATCGTGATGTCTTAGCCGATCAGGCGGAATTCATCGGTGTCTTCCTTCATGAACTCGCGCACACCAGAACTCCGTTCCCTGATCAAACACGTGAGTTCGAGAACGTACTTACAGAACTACTCGGGGAGGTAGGTGTGGAGGCACTTTCGTAACATGGGAACACTTGTCCTTGACATCGAAACCGCGAGCCCATTCGAAGAACCACCCGAGAACTCGAACGACACAAAGTACTACGAATGGTTTGCCGTCAGTCTCGCATACGCTGATGAGTTAGAGAACACGCCAGAAACCGAGGTCCTGTTCCGACGCGGAGACTGGGGCGATACCTACACCATCGACCTCTACCAGCGGATGTACGAGTGGTGCGACCAACGGGACGTTGAGCGACTACTCACCTATAACGGAGCCTGGTTCGACGGGAAGCACCTTCTCAACTGGGCCACAGAAACAGACGCTGCTACCGAACACGATTACCGGGGCCGCACGGAGAGGTTATTTGAACATCACATCGATGTTGCACTCGCAGCAGCTGACGAATACTCTGAGGAACTGTGGGAGGACCAGCACATCCTCCCAGACTGGAAAGCATACAAACTCGCAGCAATAGACAACGACGGCGTCTGGTACGACGATTACGAGTTCCCAGACACATACCTCTCAGAGATCGACGGATCCGCCGTCCAAGGCAAACACATCGGCCAAGTCCTCGGAGAACGATACGTCGACAACGTAGAAGCAGGTATTGAAGAGACCAGCGTCCACCGAGAACTCACACGGCTACTGGAAGATTACTGCACGAGCGACGTTGCTGACCTCATCGAACTCTACACCACACTTGGCGGCCCAGCAATCGACGATGCATTTCGTCGGACAGCAGTTGAGATTGAGTAAAAGAACTTGTTTGACGGTTCAGGGAACTA harbors:
- a CDS encoding ATP-binding protein; translation: MATQTGKFDLNMEEVLEAWGPADATREILANALDEHALTGGSDPEVSQDEEGRWHIRDYGRGLRYEHLTQSEDDEKLANPDTVIGKFGVGLKDALATYHRHGIEVTIHSSHNTFTIEEAPKHGFEEISTLHVTIDPPEKDIDGTDVVLDGISETAIEDAKSNFIRYSNLDLLESTGFGDVYQVEEGEAAGVYVTGLKVAEEPNFLFSYDITNTTKKIRDALNRERSNVGRTAYTSRVKKILQACDSEAVAKRLVDDLQRFTDGETHDELGWKPIQLHAVRILNARQDVVVTTVDEQQKHRELLDQAKDDGHSVVTVPDRIRAELSETADVDGNQIRDVTVYENEYNDSFEFDWVDDSSLTAEELAIWESRDEILEIVGRPQDYEYRIASQFRATDNDQTQGLHEPGEQRIIVHRDVLADQAEFIGVFLHELAHTRTPFPDQTREFENVLTELLGEVGVEALS
- a CDS encoding endonuclease NucS domain-containing protein is translated as MPIEFGLWRIDNDEFTRVPSGKLDDESRLERLLTKDPNLLGRDLLVIGQQVRTASGNRLDLLGMDADGDLHIIELKRDRTPRDVVAQALDYAGWVRTLTYDDLTEIYNDFDDQRELEEAFSDTLGSHRPEGESGVPEDVNQTHTVTIVASELDAGTERIIQYLAEEYSVPVNAVRFNYYEDDGHEYIGRSWLIDPQDTPEPPTKREPWNGQDYYVSFGHGEHRHWSDARQYGFISGGQGEWYSRTLNQLSIDDRVFVHIPGEGYVGVGTVTQEKTPVTDFEIDTDNSRANILDADLNTPHMGANKDDESLREYLVRIDWIDTHPLTDAYWESGMYANQNTVTKLRNQYTIEHLYQHFDIAE
- a CDS encoding HNH endonuclease, which gives rise to MFGGATRYVETLDALVSFVEAHRPTTDELVGWHRGQFANVSSRDSIMRRISYLQQVGFIEQVGEQWRLGDAGRDYIQNGDTETLLRIMCDRNVGLRSLLYALSAGPMTIAEVSHQQLDTHPELGWSRGETDMAKQRTNWLRSMGLVEKRGDEYALTEDGLRFVEGAVVEWADSEWMSTPKEGEMVAGTYATTIHARAVDPEFRATVISRHDRECPVSGVDHPGLLDVAHVLSWSEYPKYRADLTNVLPLSKTHHAAFDRELFTIDRDYRLHVNPSFETESELLQRTIIEQEGERIPLPDESLDPEYLEQHNAALAWV